The following proteins come from a genomic window of Triticum aestivum cultivar Chinese Spring chromosome 6A, IWGSC CS RefSeq v2.1, whole genome shotgun sequence:
- the LOC123132337 gene encoding receptor-like protein 2: MCSFTVPPVVLQLFVLLFLASPATACTEQEKHNLLRFLDGLSCDGGLATSWHNNGTDCCEWEGISCNGDGAVTGVSLESKGLEGPISLFLTNLTSLLRVNLSHNSFSGGLPAELMFSGSIIVLDVSFNRLNGPLPELPPLITTNRPLQVLNTSSNQFSSQFPSATWKVMNSLIALNASNNSFSGNIPSSLCLGSPYLALLDLCYNQLSGDIPNTLGDCSKLKVLKAGNKNLSGILPVETFRVTSLEYLSFPNNGLQGELDGAHIVKVSNLATLDLGGNHFSGKIPESIALLKRLEELHLGSNNMSGELPSTLGNCTNLKTIDLKINNFSGDLGKVNFSALQNLRSLDLMMNNFSGIIPESIYSCSNLAALRLSANHFHGEISPRIGNLKHLSFLSLVRNSFTNITKSLHALKSCRNISTLFIGTNFMNEAMPQDETIDGFQNLQFLSMQQCSFTGRIPTWLSKLTSLKILVLSNNQLTGPMPSWNNSINHLFHLDVSNNSLSGEIPIALMEMAMLKSDKPAIYLDPNLPDLPIYMNPSLQYRMGSSWPKVLNLGKNKFTGVIPQEIGHLKALLYLNLSFNNFYGEIPQSICNLRNLQGLDLSNNHLTGAIPVALENLHFLSRFNISNNDLEGPIPAEEQLSTFQASSFDGNPKLCGSVLTNHCSSVEAAPVSIIPAKQCSEKIIFAIAFGVFFGVGVLYDQLVLFRYFG; this comes from the coding sequence ATGTGTTCATTCACTGTTCCTCCGGTCGTGCTGCAGCTGTTCGTGCTGCTCTTCTTGGCCTCTCCCGCCACCGCATGCACCGAGCAGGAGAAGCACAACCTCCTACGGTTCCTCGACGGGCTTTCGTGTGATGGTGGCCTCGCCACATCGTGGCATAACAACGGCACGGACTGCTGCGAGTGGGAAGGCATCTCCTGCAATGGAGATGGGGCCGTCACCGGGGTCTCCCTGGAGTCTAAAGGACTTGAAGGGCCCATCTCGCTGTTCCTCACCAATCTCACCAGCCTGCTGCGCGTCAACCTCTCGCACAACTCGTTCTCCGGTGGTCTTCCGGCGGAGCTCATGTTCTCCGGAAGCATCATCGTCCTCGATGTCAGCTTCAACCGGCTCAACGGACCGCTGCCCGAGCTTCCGCCTTTGATTACCACCAACCGGCCTCTGCAAGTACTCAACACCTCAAGCAACCAGTTCAGCTCACAATTTCCATCAGCCACATGGAAGGTGATGAACAGTCTGATTGCACTCAACGCCAGCAATAACAGCTTCAGTGGGAACATACCATCTTCTCTCTGCCTTGGGTCACCATATTTAGCATTGCTTGACCTCTGTTACAACCAACTGAGCGGTGACATACCAAACACGTTGGGTGATTGTTCCAAGCTCAAAGTGCTCAAGGCTGGCAACAAAAACCTAAGTGGGATTCTCCCTGTTGAAACCTTCCGCGTTACCTCACTGGAGTACCTCTCCTTCCCCAACAATGGTTTACAAGGAGAACTTGATGGAGCACATATTGTCAAAGTCAGTAATCTAGCTACTCTTGACCTTGGAGGGAATCACTTCAGTGGCAAGATTCCGGAGTCCATAGCTCTGCTCAAGAGGCTCGAGGAGCTGCATTTAGGTAGCAATAACATGTCTGGGGAGCTGCCATCAACTCTGGGCAACTGTACAAATCTCAAAACCATCGATCTGAAGATCAACAACTTCAGTGGAGATCTAGGCAAGGTAAACTTCTCCGCCCTGCAGAATCTAAGAAGTTTAGATCTCATGATGAATAATTTCAGTGGCATCATTCCAGAAAGCATTTACTCATGCAGCAATTTGGCTGCACTGCGGCTGTCGGCCAACCATTTCCATGGTGAGATCTCACCGAGAATAGGCAATCTGAAGCACCTGTCCTTCCTATCACTTGTTAGAAACTCCTTCACAAACATCACAAAATCTTTGCATGCCCTTAAGAGCTGCAGGAACATCAGCACTCTGTTTATTGGCACAAACTTCATGAATGAGGCCATGCCACAAGATGAAACCATTGACGGTTTTCAGAATCTTCAGTTTCTGTCCATGCAACAATGTTCGTTTACTGGAAGGATACCTACTTGGTTATCAAAGCTTACAAGTCTGAAGATACTAGTGTTATCTAATAATCAACTCACCGGACCAATGCCAAGCTGGAACAACTCCATAAACCACCTCTTCCATCTGGACGTATCAAACAACAGTCTTTCTGGGGAAATCCCAATCGCCTTGATGGAGATGGCAATGCTAAAATCAGACAAGCCTGCCATCTATTTGGACCCAAACCTCCCTGATCTACCAATATATATGAATCCATCACTTCAATACCGCATGGGCAGTTCTTGGCCTAAAGTGCTGAATCTCGGTAAAAATAAATTCACAGGTGTGATCCCACAAGAGATTGGTCATCTGAAAGCACTCCTTTACCTGAACTTGAGTTTCAACAACTTTTATGGAGAGATCCCACAATCAATCTGCAACCTCAGGAACCTCCAAGGGCTAGATTTGTCTAATAACCATCTCACGGGTGCAATCCCTGTGGCATTGGAGAATCTTCACTTCCTTTCACGATTCAACATTTCTAACAACGACCTAGAAGGACCTATTCCAGCAGAAGAGCAGCtgagcaccttccaggcgtctagCTTTGACGGGAACCCAAAGCTGTGCGGCTCTGTGCTTACTAACCATTGCAGTTCAGTTGAAGCAGCTCCCGTCTCCATCATCCCTGCAAAACAATGCAGCGAAAAGATCATCTTCGCGATTGCATTTGGTGTGTTCTTTGGGGTTGGGGTGCTATATGATCAGTTAGTATTATTCAGATATTTTGGATAA
- the LOC123129509 gene encoding receptor-like protein 2 produces MRQTAASGKASFAMEMGPSLRSPWHLKDLKGASRPSLADLTGLLHVNLSHNSFSSGLPLELMSSSSIIALDVSFNRLNGMLQELPSSITTDRPLQVLNVSSNQFSLELPSATWKMMKNLIAFNASNNGFTRHIPSSLCLGSPSLALLNLCHNQLSGGIPNTLGNCSKLKVLKAGNNHLSGILPVEIFHATSLEYLSIPNNGLQGELDGAQMVKLSNLATLDLGENHISGNIPESIGQLRRLEKLHLGNNMSEELPSTMGNCTDLKTIDLKVNNFSGDLGEVNFSTPQNIRSLDLMRNRLGGIVPESIYSCSMLTALRLSGNHFHGEISPRIGNLKHLSFLSLGSNSFTNIMKALHALKSCRNISKNK; encoded by the exons ATGAGACAGACTGCTGCGAGTGGGAAGGCATCATTTGCAATGGAGATGGGGCCGTCACTGAGATCTCCCTGGCATCTAAAGGACTTGAAGGGCGCATCTCGCC CATCTCTCGCTGACCTCACAGGCTTGCTGCATGTCAACCTTTCGCACAACTCCTTCTCCAGTGGCCTTCCGCTGGAGCTCATGTCCTCCAGCAGCATCATCGCCCTTGACGTCAGCTTCAACCGGCTAAATGGAATGCTGCAAGAGCTGCCGTCTTCGATCACCACAGACCGGCCTCTGCAGGTACTCAACGTCTCAAGCAACCAGTTCAGCTTAGAACTTCCATCAGCCACATGGAAAATGATGAAGAATCTTATCGCGTTCAACGCCAGCAATAACGGCTTCACTAGGCACATACCGTCTTCTCTTTGCCTTGGCTCGCCATCTTTGGCTTTGCTTAACCTCTGTCACAACCAATTGAGTGGTGGCATTCCGAACACACTAGGTAATTGCTCCAAGCTCAAAGTGCTCAAAGCTGGCAACAACCACCTAAGTGGGATTCTCCCTGTTGAAATCTTCCACGCTACCTCGCTGGAGTACCTCTCCATCCCCAACAATGGTTTGCAAGGAGAACTTGATGGAGCACAAATGGTCAAACTCAGTAATCTAGCTACTCTTGACCTTGGAGAGAACCACATCAGTGGCAACATCCCAGAATCGATAGGTCAGCTCAGGAGGCTGGAGAAGCTCCATTTGGGTAACAACATGTCTGAGGAGCTGCCATCAACTATGGGCAACTGCACAGATCTCAAAACCATCGATCTGAAGGTCAACAACTTCAGTGGAGATCTAGGCGAGGTGAACTTCTCAACCCCGCAGAATATAAGAAGTTTAGATCTCATGAGGAATCGTCTCGGTGGCATAGTGCCAGAAAGCATTTACTCATGCAGCATGTTGACTGCACTGCGGCTGTCAGGCAACCATTTCCATGGTGAGATATCACCAAGAATAGGCAATCTGAAGCATCTGTCCTTCCTATCACTTGGTAGTAACTCCTTTACAAATATCATGAAAGCTTTGCATGCCCTTAAAAGCTGCAGGAACATCAGCAAAAATAAGTAA